In Erigeron canadensis isolate Cc75 chromosome 1, C_canadensis_v1, whole genome shotgun sequence, a single window of DNA contains:
- the LOC122601042 gene encoding UDP-D-apiose/UDP-D-xylose synthase 2 codes for MASVLGRVDLDGSVIKPMTICMIGAGGFIGSHLCEKLMNETPHTVLAVDVYSDKIKHLLEPDSLPWAGRIQFHRLNIKNDSRLEGLIKCSDLTINLAAICTPADYNTRPLDTIYSNFIDALPVVKYCSENNKRLIHFSTCEVYGKTIGSYLPKDSPLRQDPAYYILKEDTSPCIFGSVEKQRWSYACAKQLIERLIYAEGAENGLEFTIVRPFNWIGPRMDFIPGIDGPSEGVPRVLACFSNNLLRREPLKLVDGGESQRTFIYIKDAIEAVLLMIENPARASGHIFNVGNPNNEVTVRQLAEMMTQVYSKVSGEDSIETPTIDVSSKEFYGEGYDDSDKRIPDMTIINKQLGWNPKTSLWDLLESTLTYQHRTYAEAIKQAIAKPAAN; via the exons ATGGCGTCGGTGCTGGGGAGAGTAGATCTGGACGGAAGCGTGATAAAGCCAATGACTATATGTATGATTGGCGCCGGCGGTTTCATTGGCTCGCACTTGTGTGAGAAGCTTATGAATGAAACGCCTCACACTGTGTTAGCTGTTGATGTTTATAGTGACAAAATCAAACACTTACTTGAACCCGACTCTCTTCCTTGGGCCGGTCGCATTCAGTTTCATCGCTTGAACATCAAAAATGATTCCCGTCTTGAAGGACTCATCAAGTGCTCCGatctg ACTATAAATCTAGCGGCTATTTGCACTCCGGCTGATTACAATACTCGTCCACTTGACACGATCTACAGCAATTTTATCGATGCACTCCCTGTG GTTAAGTACTGCTCAGAGAACAACAAAAGGCTCATTCACTTCTCAACTTGTGAAGTATATGGGAAAACAATAGGCAGCTATCTTCCAAAAGACAGTCCGTTACGACAG GATCCTGCTTATTATATTCTCAAAGAAGATACTTCCCCTTGCATATTTGGCTCAGTTGAGAAGCAGAGATGGTCATATGCATGTGCTAAACAGTTGATAGAGAGGCTAATATATG CTGAGGGTGCGGAGAATGGTCTCGAGTTCACCATAGTAAGACCTTTCAATTGGATTGGCCCAAGAATGGATTTCATTCCTGGGATTGATGGTCCCAGTGAAGGTGTTCCAAGGGTTCTTGCATGCTTCAGCAAT AACCTTCTGAGACGAGAGCCTCTCAAGCTTGTGGATGGTGGTGAATCACAAAGAACCTTTATCTACATCAAGGATGCTATTGAAGCTGTTCTTCTGATGATT GAAAATCCAGCCAGAGCTAGTGGCCATATCTTCAACGTGGGAAACCCTAACAATGAAGTTACTGTTAGACAACTTGCTGAAATGATGACTCAG GTATATTCGAAAGTAAGTGGAGAAGATTCAATAGAAACTCCCACCATTGATGTCAGCTCAAAAGAGTTTTATGGGGAAGGTTATGATGACAGTGACAAAAGAATTCCAGACATGACCATCATAAACAAACAATTAG GTTGGAATCCGAAGACATCACTTTGGGACTTGCTGGAATCCACACTTACATATCAACACAGGACATATGCTGAAGCCATCAAGCAAGCTATTGCAAAACCAGCTGCAAACTAA
- the LOC122585894 gene encoding 4-hydroxyphenylpyruvate dioxygenase-like — MRKEHELVNGNGVTARHYNPMSDTFSVQRFHHIEFWCSDATTTSNRFSWALGMPIVAKSDLFTGNTSHASYLLRSGQLLFLFTAPYSPTITTTSTASIPTFSHSACQVFTASHGLAVRSIAIEVEDAELAYSVSVFHGAKPSSSPVTLGEGEKAIVLAEIQLYNDVILRYISYTNTTVGYTSTFLPGFEPTLQQISSFELEPTSSYHNQDCGIRRLDHVAINVPELASAVSYLKSFTGFHEFAEFTAKEVGTNESGLSSMVLASNNEMVMFGINEPVYGTKRRSQIQTFLEHNEGPGIQHLALESEDIFWTVKEMKRRGGVGGFGFMPPPPPTYYRNLQKRAGDVLTDEQMKECEEFGILVDRDHEGILLQVFTKPLGDRPTIFIEIIQRIGCIILVNDDTKIHQKPGCGGFGKGNISELFKSVEEYEKMLEANSILS, encoded by the exons ATGAGGAAAGAACATGAGCTAGTTAATGGCAATGGTGTTACTGCAAGACACTACAACCCCATGTCTGATACGTTCTCAGTCCAGAGGTTCCACCACATTGAGTTCTGGTGCTCCgacgccaccaccacctctaATCGCTTTTCATGGGCTCTTGGTATGCCCATTGTTGCCAAATCCGACTTATTCACAGGAAACACCTCCCATGCATCTTACCTTCTACGTTCGGGTCAGCTTCTCTTTCTCTTTACTGCCCCTTACTCCCCCACCATAACAACCACCTCCACTGCCTCCATACCAACTTTCTCCCACTCTGCTTGCCAGGTCTTCACCGCTTCTCATGGACTTGCTGTCCGCTCAATTGCCATTGAGGTCGAAGACGCTGAGCTTGCCTACTCCGTCAGTGTTTTCCATGGTGCCAAACCTTCCTCATCTCCTGTCACCCTTGGTGAAGGTGAAAAAGCTATCGTTCTCGCTGAGATCCAACTCTACAATGATGTTATATTGCGGTACATCAGCTACACAAATACAACGGTCGGTTATACCTCTACTTTCTTACCTGGATTCGAAccaacactacaacaaatcagTTCATT TGAGCTTGAACCAACCTCCTCGTATCACAACCAAGATTGTGGTATTCGCCGCCTTGACCACGTTGCCATCAACGTCCCAGAGCTTGCCTCCGCTGTCAGCTACTTAAAATCTTTCACGGGATTCCACGAATTTGCAGAATTCACTGCCAAAGAAGTGGGGACAAACGAGAGCGGGTTAAGTTCAATGGTCTTGGCTTCTAACAACGAGATGGTCATGTTTGGGATCAATGAGCCGGTGTATGGCACGAAGAGAAGGAGTCAGATACAGACTTTCCTGGAACACAATGAAGGCCCCGGAATACAACATTTGGCATTAGAAAGTGAAGATATATTTTGGACAGTAAAGGAGATGAAACGCCGAGGTGGTGTTGGTGGGTTTGGGTTTAtgcctccaccaccacccacGTATTACCGGAATCTGCAGAAGAGAGCCGGCGATGTGCTGACTGatgagcagatgaaggagtgtGAAGAGTTTGGAATATTAGTTGATAGAGATCATGAGGGCATTTTGCTTCAAGTTTTCACCAAGCCTTTGGGTGACAG GCCAACCATATTCATAGAGATAATCCAAAGGATAGGGTGCATTATTTTAGTAAACGATGACACTAAAATACATCAGAAGCCAGGATGCGGCGGTTTTGGTAAAGGAAATATTTCCGAACTCTTCAAATCAGTTGAGGAGTATGAGAAGATGCTTGAAGCAAATAGTATCCTCTCCTAA